The following nucleotide sequence is from Flavobacterium sp. N1736.
AAATGTACCTGTTGTTATACTACTTCATGGCGGAGCCTGGACTATGGGCGGACTTGAATACACTAGTAAACATGCTCAGGATATATGCAATAAAGGATTTGTTGTAGCTAATGTTGATTATCGTTACATAAACGACAAGATTTCTGCGAAGGATTTATTAGCTGATATTGGAGCTGCGGTTAGTTATGTTTCAGATGCTTCTGGAAAATACGGTTATGCTAAAACGGGTTATCATATTGTTGGAATTAGTGCAGGAGCGCATTTGGCATTATTATATGGATATACTGAAAAAAGCATGAAATCTATAACAGCACTCTGTGCACCTTCAAGATTAGATTCTACTGAAATATTAGAATTTCTTAAAAAGAATGGTCTTTTAAGCACTATTGAAAAATTGGCTGGAGCAAAATTCAAAGCAAATGGAAGTAATCCCGCATTTGTCGCAATAAGCCCTTTCAAAAATATCTCAAATATGCCGACATTATTGATACATGGTGATGCGGATCCTTTGGTTAATGTAAGTCAATCTCAAAATCTTTATACCGAATTAAAAAACAAAGGAGTAGAGACAAAATTGATAATTAGAGAAGGTAAAGGCCATGATGTTGGAATGAATTCTCCCGATACTGAAATTCAGAATATAAATGATATTACAGAGTGGATTAAAAAGCATAATAACTAAAGTTGATTGATAAGGAAAAATACACGCAATTTATTAAAGCCGAATCTAAAAGACTCGGCTTTCTTTCTTGTGGTATTTCGAAGGCTGGTTTTTTAGAAGAAGAAGCACCTCGTCTTGAAAACTGGCTTAAAAATAATAGTCATGGTCAAATGTCATACATGGAAAACCATTTTGACAAACGACTAGATCCAACATTATTAGTTGATGATGCTAAAAGTGTTGTGTCACTTTTATTGAATTATTATCCTGCTGAATCTCAAACTGAGGAAAGTTTTAAAATCTCTAAATACGCTTACGGCCAGGATTATCATTTTGTAATTAAAGAGAAGTTAAAAGAATTACTTTTTTCAATTCAGGAAAATATAGGAGAAGTTGCGGGTAGAGCATTTGTTGATTCTGCCCCAGTTTTAGATAAAGCCTGGGCCGCCAAAAGCGGTTTGGGGTGGATTGGAAAAAATAGTAATTTAATAACTCAGAGAGTTGGTTCTTTTTATTTTATTGCTGAATTAATTTTAGATTTAGAATTAGAATATGATCACGCTACAACAGATCATTGCGGCTCATGCACTGCTTGTATCGACGCTTGTCCGACACAAGCGATAGTTGCACCTTATGTTGTAGATGGAAGCAAATGCATATCCTATTACACCATCGAACTCAAAGAAAATAT
It contains:
- the queG gene encoding tRNA epoxyqueuosine(34) reductase QueG, giving the protein MIDKEKYTQFIKAESKRLGFLSCGISKAGFLEEEAPRLENWLKNNSHGQMSYMENHFDKRLDPTLLVDDAKSVVSLLLNYYPAESQTEESFKISKYAYGQDYHFVIKEKLKELLFSIQENIGEVAGRAFVDSAPVLDKAWAAKSGLGWIGKNSNLITQRVGSFYFIAELILDLELEYDHATTDHCGSCTACIDACPTQAIVAPYVVDGSKCISYYTIELKENIPYDMKGKFDEWMFGCDTCQDVCPWNRFSKPHSEPLFNPNPDLLSFTKKDWEEITEETFRIVFKNSPIKRTKFDGLKRNIKFLE
- a CDS encoding alpha/beta hydrolase gives rise to the protein MRHFILLLLFSCFSSFGQTKYFSHLAYGKSSQQVLDLYIPDGDLKNVPVVILLHGGAWTMGGLEYTSKHAQDICNKGFVVANVDYRYINDKISAKDLLADIGAAVSYVSDASGKYGYAKTGYHIVGISAGAHLALLYGYTEKSMKSITALCAPSRLDSTEILEFLKKNGLLSTIEKLAGAKFKANGSNPAFVAISPFKNISNMPTLLIHGDADPLVNVSQSQNLYTELKNKGVETKLIIREGKGHDVGMNSPDTEIQNINDITEWIKKHNN